One Fictibacillus halophilus genomic window, GCGATGGATTTTGTAAGCGGTTACACCATTGCGAACGATGTAACAGTCCGTGATTTTGTAAACAACTGGTACCGTCCGCCGGTTCGTGCGAAAGGGCATGACACGTTTGGTCCAATGGGTCCATTTTATGTGGATGCTGCAGATATCCCGGATGTTACGAACCTTGAACTTCGCACGTATGTGAATGGTGAATTAAGACAGCAAGGAAACACGAAGGATTTGATGTATTCAATACCAGAAATTATTGAGTTTGTTTCATCATTCATGACACTTGAACCCAATGATGTGATCTGGACGGGTACACCAAAAGGTATCTCTCACGTTCACCCTGGGGATATTGTAAGGCTTGAGATTGATTATCTTGGAGTACTAGAAAATACGATCGTTGATGGACGTACAGAAAAGGTGCCAACTGGAGGGAAGGATCATGAAGCCGGAAATTAAGGAAATGATTCAGCACTATATTAACGGACAGTTTGTTTCAGGGCATAAAGGAGACTACTTTGTTAACGTCAATCCTTTTACGAATGAAAAGATCAATACGATAAGTGAAGGAACAATAGAAGATATTAATGCAGCAGCAAAAGCGGCAAAGGATGCTTTTAAGCAAGGTCCATGGGGCAAGTTGAAGCAGGAAAAGCGTCTTCAATACATCTATAAGATTGCTGATTTAATTGATCGAGATGTAGAAGAGATTGCGTTGTTAGAGTCTTATGACACGGGACTTCCTATTGCTCAAACAAGAAAAATGGTAGGACGTGCAGCGGATAACTTCAGATTTTATGCCGAAATGGTAAAAAACCGCATGTCAGGTGAAGCGTATCACGTAGATGACGAGTTCATGAACTACACGATTCAAAAGCCGGTAGGTGTAGCGGGACTGATTACCCCATGGAACGCACCTTTTATGCTTGAGACATGGAAAATCGCACCTGCACTCGCAACTGGGAACACTGTCATTTTAAAACCAGCTGAGTGGTCGCCATTAACGGCTAATAAGCTAGCAGAGCTTATGGATGAAGCAGGACTTCCAGCGGGTGTGTTTAACGTCGTTCATGGTTTTGGTGAAACAGCTGGTGCGTCTCTTGTTGCTCACCAAGATGTACAGCTCATCTCGTTTACAGGAGAGACGAAGACAGGTTCAGAGATTATGAGAAATGGTTCTGCTTCTTTGAAGCGTTTTTCAATGGAGCTTGGCGGAAAGTCCCCGATCATTGTATTTGATGATTGTGATTTCGAACGTGCACTAGATGCTTGTGTATGGGGAATCTTTTCTTTTAATGGAGAAAGGTGTACGGCAAACTCTCGATTGTTCATTCAAGAGTCAATTAAAGATGAGTTCGTGGCACGTTTGAAAGAAAGGGTAAACAACATCATCGTAGGTGACCCATCAGATCCAGATACAGAAGTAGGGCCGCTTATTCATACAGAACACTATGAAAATGTGAAACGATATTTAAAGATTGCAGAGGACGAAGGTGCAGAAGTATACGCCCAAGCACTCTCTGAATCTCATAAAAAAGGGAACTTTGTAGCTCCGACACTTTTATTAAACGTAAAAAATGATATGACGGTGGCACAAGAAGAAATATTCGGTCCAGTTTTATCTGTGATGACGTTTAAAGATGAAGAAGAAGTGATCGACTATGCAAATGATATTAAATATGGCTTAGCAGGCTATGTGTGGACAAACGATATGAAAAAAGGTCTGCGCGTCGCAAATGCAGTTGAAGCGGGGATGTTATGGGTGAACTCGCAAAATGTTCGTGATCTTCGTATTCCTTTCGGTGGCTCTAAGAATTCTGGAATCGGTCGTGAAGGCGGCCATTATGCGTTTGAGTTTTATACCGAAATGAAGGTGGTGCATGTTGCACTAGCTGACCATCACATTCAGCAGTTCGGAAAGAAAAAACAGTCGCTTCAAACCGAAGCGAAACATTAGGAGGGATTTCTTTGCCTGCACGCACGGGGGAACAATATATTAAAGGGATTTCAAAGGCTAAGAATAACGTTTGGATTCATGGTGAGAAAGTAGATGATGTTCCTTCTCATCCAGCATTTCGAAACATTGTAAGATCCATTGCTAATCTGTATGACCTCCAGCATGAAAAAGCAGACAAGATGCTCTATACCTCTGAACAGACAGGTGATAAAGTAGGCCTTTCTTTTATCGCTCCTAAAACGGTAGATGATCTCATCCGCCGCCGCGAAATGATTTCTGAGTGGGCGGGCTACACAGGTGGAATGATGGGTCGAACACCTGATTATCTGAATACGAGCGTCATGGCGTTTGGTACGTCGGGTAACTTTTTTGCGCAAAATGATCCGATGTTCGCAGAAAACGCAAGAAAGTATTATGACTATTGCCGTGAAAATGACATTAGCTTAACGCATACACTGATTCATCCACAGACGAATCGTTCGAAAAAGCAGTCTGAGCAAAAAGATCCCTATTTATCTGCTCGTATCGTTGAAAAGAACAAGGACGGAATCGTAGTAAAAGGGGCAAGATTGTTGGCAACACTCGGTGGGGTAACAGATGAGATCGTTGTGTTCCCATCAACGTTGAACAAAGCTTCTTCTGAAGATGATCCATACGCGATGGCTTTTGCTATCCCTAACAATACAGAAGGCTTAAAGTTTTTATGTCGCGAATCGTTTGATACGGGACGAAGCCAATGGGATCATCCGCTTAGTTCGCGATTTGAGGAAAGTGACGCAATTGTTGTTTTTGATAATGTGCTAGTACCTTGGGAGCGCGTTTTCGTAAGCGGCAGCTCAGATATTTGCAATCGAACGTACGTGGAGACGAACGCGATCGTGCATATGGCACATCAAGTAATTGCGAAGAATACGGTAAAAACGGAATTTGTACTTGGTGTCATCTTAAGTATGATGGAATCAATCGGCATCGATGTGTTTCCGCATGTTAAAGAAAAAGCATCTGAAGTGATGCTGATCCTGGAAACGATGCGTTCTCACCTTTATCGTGCAGAGCACAATGCTTCTATTGATAAGTACGGAAACATGACACCGGACTTCGCTCCATTGAACGCAGCTCGTAACTGGTACCCGAAAATGTATCAGCGCATAGTTGAGATTGTGAAAATCCTGGGTGCATCTGGTTTGATGGGGATTCCGACAGAAGCGGATTTTAATGCTGATGACATTGGTGAGCTTGTTCATCGTTATACACAAGGTGCCAACATTGATGGCTACGAGCGCACTCAATTGTTCCGCTTAGCATGGGACATTTCCATCAGTACGTTCGGCGGTCGCCAAGCTCTTTATGAATACTACTTCTTTGGAGATCCGGCACGTATGTCGAACATTTATTATGATCAATTTAACAAAGAGCCATATAAAGCGATGGTGAAGGATTTTCTGCAGCGCGTAAATTCCAAAAGCCATAATTACAGTAGTGTATAGGAGGAGTCGTCATGGATTTTAACATTATACGAATCGCGCGTGTTGTCATGAACGTAACCGACCTCCATGCTTCCCGTGATTTTTATGTAAACGCACTAGGTTTTATTGAAACTGCTGCTACGTCAGAGTGGATGGCACTACGCGGGCTGGAAGAGCACTCTCATCACAGCCTATTGTTGAAAAAAGCAGATAAGCCTGGCGTTCATGTAGTGAGCTATAAAGTTTGGGAAGGTAGCCACTTGAATGAGCTCGAAACCTTTTTTAAAGGAAAAGGCGCGAAAGTACTGTGGAAAGATGCAGATCCTGCAGTTGGGATTGGTAAAACGTTATGTGTAGAAGACCCTTCAGGTATACCTCTTGAGTTTTTTGTTGAGATGGAGAGTGTTGAGCGCTGCATCCAAAAGTATGATCTGTACCGCGGGGCTCGTGTTCAGCGTATCGATCACATCAACTGCATGGTTCCTGATGTGGAAGCGGCTGTTCAGTTCTATACAGATGAACTCGGATTTAGAGTTTCGGAATATACGGCAACAGAAGATGATCGAACATGGGCAGCGTGGCTTCACCGCAAGCCCACTGTTCATGACGTTGCCTTTATGAACGGAGAAGGCCCTCGTCTTCATCACGTAGGCTTTTGGCTGTCTGATCCGATGAGTTTGATTCATTGCTGTGATGTGATGGCGAGCATGGGATATGCGGACAACATCGAGCGAGGACCAGGACGTCACGGCTTATCGAACGCATTCTTCCTCTATGTTCGTGATCCAGATGGAAACCGAATTGAGTTATATAATGGGGACTATCTGACGAGTGATCCGGACTTTAAGCCGATTAAATGGGACATTAACGACCCGAGGCGACAGACGTTCTGGGGACATAAAGCACCTGACAGCTGGTTTAACGAAGCAACCTCTTTCTTGGGTTTGGAAAAAGGAGAGCCTGTAGAGCTGAAAAGTCCGACTCTAGCGCAGCGTAAGCCTGATTTTGTGACTTGATACAGGCGGAAAGTATTAGTGGGATAAAGAAAGCTGACTCCGAGTGAAATGGAGTCAGCTTTTTGGTATATTTTGATGAGTATTTGCTATCGGTAAGTCCGTTTGGTGCAGGTTCATGGAGGCTGGTGCTCGCTCAGGGGGATTTATGCTCGTTCCGGGAATTTATGCTCGCACCGGGAGATTTGGGCTCGCACCGTGAGATTTATGCTCGACCAGCAAGATTTATCTCGCTGAACGAGTCCCATCCAAGATTCACGAGCGCATCGCTCAAAAAAATCCTCACTCCAGTTCATCCTTTATAAAAATAAGCCCGATCTCGGTCAGACGTGTTCCTTTTCGTCCTTTTGCTTTCACGATAAATCCTTTTCTCTCCAAGAGGTCTAAGCGTAATCTGATTTGAGCTTCCGATAGCTTAACGCCTTGTGATTCCAAATCCATCAATAAGCTTTTTCGGCTGGATGCTTTACCAGAACGATGGTTGTGATAGATACAGCTCATAATCGCAACTTCTTCATTAGGAGCTATTAGCGGTAATTCCTCCGAGGTTGTTGCTATCTCTTTGATTACATCTCCACCAAGCGACCTCTCAAAACCACTTATCCTCATTACTTCCTGAGGCAGATCCATTACGGTAATCTTTTCTCCGTCGCAAACAGCGAGCATATAATCAATGGCATTCTTCAATTCTCTAACATTACCTGTCCAGGAACGATTCATAAGATGGCCGACGACTTCGTTCTCCACCTTCATTTTATTCGTAGTACGCATCTTTAAAAAATGACTTAGTAAAATGGGTATATCACCTTTTCGTTCGCGGAGAGCCGGAATTTTCAAATATAGAACATTTAAACGATGATACAGATCTTCGCGGAATAATCCTTGTTTTATGTCAGATGCGAGATCCTTGTTTGTTGCAGAAATTACCCTTACGTCAATAGGGAGTACACGAGTCCCTCCAACTCTCCGTAATTCTTTTTCCTGCAAAACCCGTAAGAGACGTGTTTGTAGTTTAACGCTAATGTCACCAATTTCATCAAGGAAAATAGTGCCGCCATCTGCTTGTTCGAAGAGTCCTTGTTTTCCTCCTTTTTTTGCCCCTGTAAATGCACCTTCTTCATATCCGAATAGTTCACTCTCCAATAAGTCTTCAGAAAGTGCAGAACAGTTTACTGCCAAAAATGGACCGTTTTTTCTTCCCGATTCGTTATGAATAGAACTTGCAAAGAGTTCTTTGCCCGTGCCGCTTTCGCCTTGTATAAGGAGGGAGAGGTCAGTTGCAGCCAGTTTCTTCGCAATATTTTTTGTTCGGACGATCTCTTCTGAGGCGCCGATGATATCGTTAAAAAAATACTTTCCAATATAACCTTTTCGCTTCAGTTCATATCGAGCTGCTTTCTCCATTGAGATCGTCGTGCTCGTGTTTTTAAATGTAGCAATCATCGTCTTTTCAGCCGGCAATGCAAACCGGTGAACCATAACATTTGTATCATTAATCGTAAAGAATTGATCAGATTGTTCGCTTTCCGTATTTGTTAAAAAGTTAAGCAATTCTTTGTCTTTTATCACTTGTTTGATATGTTTACCGACAGCCTGTTTATTTGAAGCAGTTGAAAATATGTTCTCAAGCTCTTTGTTAAATACCGTAATTTTCCCCGTGTAATCGAATGATAAAATCCCATCATTCACTCCATTTAACACTTTGTCCAAATGTTCGTTAAGTTGCAGAGCCTTTTGATTAGCAAGCGCAAGTTTCTTGGATAACTGTATAAATTTCTCTGTAAAACGTTCAGAAATGCTTGTTGCCAGCTCTTCTAAGACTCCAAGTTCGTTCAAAATCTCTGATATAGTAGTAATGTCGATCAAGCGTACGCCGATATTAATAATTCTCTTAACCTCTTTCGGCACGAGATGCATCTCGCCGGGAGTCACAGCGATATCTGCATATTGATAGTGAGGAATGCCAGGATAATAGGGAAAGTAATTCAAGTGATCAATTCCTAGATGTACGAGAGTTTGCACGGACTGTTCTACTGTTTGAGGAAAGTCGTTCACATACATAACATCTGTGCCTTCTGGTAGCTGTAGAAGCTGATCCATATATTCGTAGTTGATGGTGCGTCTTGCCGTAATCACTCTACAAGATTCAATCAAACAGTGAGCTACCTCACGTTTTATAAGATAAGAAGAGAGAATTACAATTTCATTCTCTAATCGTGTAGGAAGCATCTCTTCAGAAGAATAGCTTCTAATATGAAAATAATCGCCTAGTATGGATTGAAGTTGATGGGATAGTGCTATACGTGTTTCTTTTGTACCTGCTAGTAAAACAATCTGTTTTTTTGTATGCATCCTAAACACCTTCTTAATAATGGTCTTTTTTTGGTCATTAATTGGCTATATAACTATTATCTATTAACCATCCATTTAATGAAACTAAAACTTTAAAAACCTTTAACAAGGGAGACAGAATGTTGGCACAATTCTTGCAAATAATACATGATGAATTTTAGAAAAGGGGGAAGAAACGTGGATAAAAAGAAAAGAAAGTTTGAGATGCCGGATACGTTTGTTATCGTATTCTTTGTTGTAGCATTAATGGCTCTATTAACGTATATCATTCCGGCAGGTCAATTTGAAACGAAAGAAACGACCTATACACAAGGCGGAGAAGAGCAGACTAAGACAGTGCTTGTTCCAGACAGCTTCTCGTATGTAAAAGGAGAGGACGGTGAGCCTGCTACTAAAGGTGTCAGCTTGTTTGAAGAAGGCGGCGGTGCCGGATTCTTAAACTATATCTTTGAAGGATTAGTTACTGGGGATAAGTGGGGATCTGCTGTTGGGGTTGTTGCGTTTATCCTTATTATCGGTGGCGCTTTCGGTATTATTATGAAAACACGCGCGATAGAAGATAGTATCTTAAAGATGATTGACCGTACAAAAGGAAAAGAAGTCCTTATTATTCCAATCATGTTCTTGTTATTCTCTTTAGGTGGAGCGGTTTTTGGGATGGGTGAAGAAGCCATAGCGTTTGCGATGATTCTTGTGCCAGTCGTAATTGCTCTTGGTTATGATGCGATTACAGCAGTTATGATTACGTATGTTGCCACACAGATTGGATTTGCAACTTCCTGGATGAATCCATTTGGTGTAGCAATTGCGCAAGGGATTGCTGGAGTTCCTGTATTGTCCGGTGCACCATTCCGTATTGGGATGTGGGCATTCTTTACATTAATAGGTATTGTTTATACATGGATCTATGCTTCTAGAATAAGAAAAGATCCTAAACGTTCATTATCTTATGAGTCCGATGCATATTTCCGGGAAGATTTTAAACAATCGGATATTAAAGCGAATTTTGGAACGGGACATATTCTCATTCTTTTAACAATAGTAGCAGGGGTTATCTGGATTGTATGGGGCGTCGTTAAAAGAGCATACTACATTCCTGAAATTGCAACTCAATTTTTCACAATCGGTTTAGTTGCGGGTATAATTGGAGTAATCTTCAAATTAAATAACATGACAGTAAACGGTATTTCTGATGGATTCAAACAAGGAGCTAGAGATATTCTCCCTGCAGCCCTCATTGTTGGTATGGCAAAAGGGGTTATCATCATGTTAGGTGGAGACAACCCGGCTGAACCTTCTGTTTTAAACACAATGCTTAATGCAGCAGGTGGGCTGGTTTCAGATGTGCCTGTAGCTGTTTCAGCATGGATTATGTATGTCTTCCAAGCCGTGTTCAACTTCTTCATCGTTTCAGGTTCAGGTCAAGCTGCTCTTACAATGCCGTTAATGGCTCCGCTTGCTGACATGGCAGGCGTTACTCGACAAGTGGCAGTACTTGCATTTCAGCTTGGTGACGGATTTACAAACATGATCGTACCGACTTCCGGAGCATTGATGGGAACATTGGGAGCTGCACGTATCGAATGGTCCAAATGGTTCAAATTCCAGATTAAGTTTCAGCTATTGTTGTTTATCTTAGCTTCTATTGTAATTGTTACAGCAGTACTTATTGGTTTTAAATAATCTATCTTTGAAAAAATAAAGGAATGATTCACATGTTTACACTTATAAAAGGCGGTGAGGTATATGCACCTCATTATCTCGGTAAAAAGGATATTCTTTTAGCTGCCGGGAAGATCGCTAGCATCTCAGAAAATATTGATTGGCCTGCACCAGCTCTTGATATTCGTGTTATTGATGCAACAGGGAAAATGGTGACACCAGGTTTTATTGATGCTCATGTTCATATTACTGGAGGCGGCGGTGAAGGAGGATATAAAACAAGAACACCAGAAATCTATCTGACTGATATTACTAAAGCTGGCGTGACAACAGTTGTAGGAGTTATTGGAACAGACGGGATTGGGCGTACGATGACCAACTTGATCGCAAAAGCAAAAGCATTAAAAGAAGAAGGGATCTCATGCTTTGTTCATACTGGTTCCTATCAAGTTCCTGTTAAAACGTTAACTGGGGATATTGAAACAGACATAATGATGATCGAGGAGATTATAGGAGTTGGTGAGATTGCAATCTCTGATCACCGATCAAGCCAGCCGGATGCTCACGAACTTGCAAGACTTGCTTCACAAGCAAGAGTTGCAGGCATGCTTTCGGGAAAAGCGGGAGTGGTTAACATTCACCTAGGTGACAGTAAGCGGATGCTTTCTCTGATTGAAGAAGTGGTTGAGACAACAGATCTGCCGCTCTCTCAGTTTTATCCAACTCATATTAATCGAAACTCGTACTTATTTGAAGCTGGAATTGAGTACGCAAAAAAAGGCGGTATCGTTGATTTTACTACGAGTACAACGAAACAATTCTTAGAAGAAGGCGAAGTCAAGTGTAGTCTAGGTTTAAAAAAAATGCTGGATGCTGGTGTGGCTATTGAACAAATAACCTTCACGTCTGATGCGCAAGGAAGCTTACCTTCTTTTAACGATTATGGTGAATTTACAGGATTAAGAATCGGAAAGGTTGATTCTCTTTACAATGAAGTGAAAGACTCGGTTTTACAAGAAGGAATACCGTTTCAAAACGCCATTCAAACGATTACTTCTAATCCAGCAAGAGTACTTAAACTAAAACAAAAAGGAAGGCTGGAAGTGGGGCTTGATGCTGATCTTGTCATCATAAATGAAGACTTTGGCATACATTCAGTGATTGCATTAGGACAACTCATGGTCCATGACGGTGTCGCTATTATAAAAGGAACGTTTGAAGAGTAAGGAAGCGAGCGTATCGCTTCCTTTTTCACTTTCAACTTATGAAATATATGGTAAAATAGGTGACATACATAATTTTTCTTAAAAGGTGGCGATGATGTGGCAAAACAAGAAATTCCAACAACGTTAAGTCCAGAATTGTTTGAACACCTGCAAGGCGAACAACTTGTCCTCTTAGGGACCGTTGACGTAGAAACGAAAGCTCCATCTGTTAACGCGATATCATGGGTAAAGAGTTTGTCGAGAGAGAAGATTCGGTTTACGGTTACGAACAATTCACGCATCGTAACAAACATTAAAGATAATCCTCATGTGGTGCTTACAGTAGTAGGGCTCGAAACCGTGTATTCGATAAATGGAAAAGCCAACATACTGCAAGAAACAATGGAAGGCGTCCCGTTAAAGCTTGCGAAAATTGAAGTAGATATTGATCAAGTGTTCGAGAGTATGTTCTGGGGTGCTAAGATCGTCCAAGAACCAGTTTATGAAAAGACGTATAATGAAAAGAAAGCGAAAGAATTAGATGTACAAGTATATGCCGCTCTGATGAAGTAAGGCTGACTTTTTAGCAACTAGAAGAATCGTACAAACCGTCAAAACACTATGTTGTGGCGGTTTTTTGTTTATATTTAGATTTGTACACATAAGGGTATATGAAAAAAGGGGGAAATAATATGCCGATCATTTACCGATTGTTTCTTTTATCAGGATTTATTTCAATATTCGTGGGAATTACAAAGATCACGAGTCTTGTGGAAACAAAAGCAGTTGGTCTGAATATTTGGGGATATTTTCTCCTGCTATGGGGTATTGCTGCATTTTTATGTGCGCTAAACCGTTTTAATATTCGGTGGATAAACAAACTATTGGCTGCAATGGGAGTACTAATACATGGAACAATAGTGATGTTTAGTCTATTGTTTCCTTTGGAAGCTGAGACAAAAGCAATGGATGTTATTAATTTCTTGTACCCTTTGATGTCTTTTATCTCTGTATGTTGCTGCGCGTTTATTCTGGGACAAAAAAGTTATAAATCACATTCAAAAACATTCAGCAAATAGTGAACTTTTTTCACTTTATGATAAAATTAAGTGATCAACTCCTTGTTTTTCTTTAAGGTTGTTTTAAACAAGGTAACTGTGGCAACGATGAGGGTATGAGGAAGAAAAGGGTGAACGATTGATGGACTGGCGAAACTGGGAACGATATTTTACTGAAAAAAACATATTAGAGCTACTTGATCAATACAAAGATCTAGGTTTCTTGCCAGGAGTATTGCTACCTATGCTTGAATCATTTCTGCCGATCCTTCCGCTTTTTATATTTGTAGCGGGAAATGCAGCAGCATACGGATTTTGGTTAGGCTTTCTATATTCGTGGATTGGGGTTTGCGTTGGTTCTATCATTGTGTTCTTACTAGTTCGACGATTTGGACAAAAACGATTTTTGAATTTTTTAAACAGACATACAAACACAACTCGAATGCTAGGATGGGTAGAGAGGCATGGTTTCGGTATGCTTTTTCTAATTTACTGCTTTCCGTTTACTCCATCCGCTCTAGTTAACGTTGTAGGCGGATTATCTCGTATTAATGTTAAAACCTTCCTGCTTGCATTAACTCTCGGTAAATTGGTGATGATCGCGATCGTTTCTTTTATCGGCTATGATTTTATTGATGTGTTGAAGAGCCCTTTAAAACTTGGGATGATTGCTTTTGGCATTTTTGTATTGTGGCTAGGTGGTAAAATAGTTGAATCAAGACTTAAAGAATCAGAGCATCGGGCGTGATGATAACGCCCGATGCTTTTTTGCTTTCACGAAGCTCTTTTTCCTTGAATATAGTTAAAAAAGAGGAAAGGAGACTTTGTATTGATTAAGATCAAGTCACAAAAGCAGATTGAAAAGATGCATGAGGCAGGAAGGCTGCTCGCATCTTGTCATAAAGAATTAAGTAAGCTTGTTACACCAGGTACAACAACATTGAAACTTGACCAATTTGTTGAGAAGTATTTATTAAATCACGGAGCAAAGGCTGCTCAAAAAGGATATATGGGCTATCCTTTTGCAACTTGCGCTTCTGTAAATGATGAAGTATGTCACGGGCTTCCGAATAAAAAACCGTTAAGAGAAGGGGATATCGTAACGATTGATTTTGTGGTGAATCTAAACGGGTGGTTAGCGGATTCTGCTTGGTCATATGGAGTAGGAAACGTTTCTAAGAAGTCTGAAGACCTGATGGAAACAACAAAGAAAGCTCTATATAAAGGCATAGAACAAGCTCAAGTTGGTAATCGTATAGGTGATATTGGTCATGCGATCCAATCCTATGCTGAGAATAAGGGCTATTCTATTGTTCGAGAGTTTATCGGGCATGGTATTGGCCGTCACATACACGAAGAGCCTCAAGTTCATCATATCGGAGAGCGAAATACGGGAATTACTTTAAAAGAGGGTATGGTTATAACCATTGAGCCTATACTCAATGGAGGTCTGCCGCATGTTAGTTTGTTGCAGGATGGTTGGACGGCCGTCACTTATGATGGAAGTCTATCCGCACAA contains:
- the map gene encoding type I methionyl aminopeptidase; this translates as MIKIKSQKQIEKMHEAGRLLASCHKELSKLVTPGTTTLKLDQFVEKYLLNHGAKAAQKGYMGYPFATCASVNDEVCHGLPNKKPLREGDIVTIDFVVNLNGWLADSAWSYGVGNVSKKSEDLMETTKKALYKGIEQAQVGNRIGDIGHAIQSYAENKGYSIVREFIGHGIGRHIHEEPQVHHIGERNTGITLKEGMVITIEPILNGGLPHVSLLQDGWTAVTYDGSLSAQYEHTVAITKDGPIILTEQA
- a CDS encoding TVP38/TMEM64 family protein, with the translated sequence MDWRNWERYFTEKNILELLDQYKDLGFLPGVLLPMLESFLPILPLFIFVAGNAAAYGFWLGFLYSWIGVCVGSIIVFLLVRRFGQKRFLNFLNRHTNTTRMLGWVERHGFGMLFLIYCFPFTPSALVNVVGGLSRINVKTFLLALTLGKLVMIAIVSFIGYDFIDVLKSPLKLGMIAFGIFVLWLGGKIVESRLKESEHRA
- a CDS encoding pyridoxamine 5'-phosphate oxidase family protein translates to MAKQEIPTTLSPELFEHLQGEQLVLLGTVDVETKAPSVNAISWVKSLSREKIRFTVTNNSRIVTNIKDNPHVVLTVVGLETVYSINGKANILQETMEGVPLKLAKIEVDIDQVFESMFWGAKIVQEPVYEKTYNEKKAKELDVQVYAALMK